Proteins found in one Miscanthus floridulus cultivar M001 chromosome 4, ASM1932011v1, whole genome shotgun sequence genomic segment:
- the LOC136551188 gene encoding MDIS1-interacting receptor like kinase 2-like isoform X1 — protein sequence MAKLRSKVPPTLALIFAMVQLCLFLHTGADGGVSLRSQQEALLQWKSTLRRSPALDSWRQGTSPCSSNWTGVVCGDMHQGRHASPVVTNISLPKASVDGRLGELNLSALPFLTHIDLSFNSLHGEIPAVIASLLPVLSYLDLSYNWLHGQIPSELGNMRHLRNLILDYNNLTGPIPASLGNLTTLVVLSLEQNMVTGPIPVDLGKLTDLEGLWLCSNLLSGLIPESLGNLTKLEELMLYSNQLSGHIPSSLVNLLNLFYLELDHNHLTGGIPLGNLMNLLYLRLDQNHLSGEIPNTLGNLTELELLYLHDNELTGLLPQDIGLLVKLVWLDLNTNHLRGPISPRLSNLTRLYYIDLSQNQLVGSIPGEVSRLADLNSISLSVNQISGSVPASFGNLTGLTELDLFSNMLSGPLPQEFTYLTNLTWLSLANNSFTGALPSDVCKGGNLIVFHVAANMFTGPIPRSLETCTSLMSVLLQSNQITGDISNFGPYPHLFYANFARNNIRGHLSKSWASSINLTFFSLEENMITGSLPPEFLNLVKLEVLLLSTNNLTGEIPPELSKLPNLYQLSLSSNQFSGNIPPEFGQMSELRYLDLSVNKLSGSIPQELESCTKLESLMVNHNNLSGDLPTTIGSMVNLQVVLDVSNNKLTGELPTQLGNLMMLEVLNISHNEFSGFIPSSFGSMASLSTLDVSYNDLEGPLPSGRLFHNASIIWFLHNKGLCGTLSGLPTCSSSSIIKYHKARVHSLVLLISITVCVVIVLAFFAVVMILQKMKRPPVVMITNTRDVLSVWNFDGKLVFEDITGATENFSDRYIIGSGGYGTVYKAQLQGERLVAVKKLHQTEEEISDEKRFLSEIEVLTTIRHRSIVKLYGYCSHPRYKFLVYEYIDRGNLHGILENEELAKELDWQKRVTMARDVAQAIYYLHHECNPPIIHRDIKSNNILLDAVLKAYVSDFGIARILKADSSNWSELAGTYGYIAPELSYTSVVTTKCDVYSFGVVALEIVMGRYPRELQTFASIGEHHELAVEDMLDQRPSSPTTVEQEEIAQLVEVAFSCLKTSPRSRPEMQEVYMKLSHHYPSYASATPSHAVTLEVVDEV from the exons ATGGCAAAGCTCCGCTCAAAAGTGCCACCCACCCTAGCGCTAATCTTTGCCATGGTGCAGCTATGCCTCTTCCTGCACACAGGTGCGGACGGAGGTGTGTCTCTACGATCCCAGCAAGAGGCCCTCCTCCAGTGGAAGTCTACTCTGCGGCGCTCACCAGCGCTGGACTCATGGCGGCAGGGAACCAGCCCGTGCAGCAGCAACTGGACGGGCGTTGTGTGTGGGGACATGCACCAGGGGCGACATGCTTCTCCGGTGGTGACCAACATCTCCTTGCCAAAAGCCAGCGTCGATGGCCGCCTCGGTGAGCTCAATTTGTCAGCACTCCCGTTCCTCACACACATCGACCTCAGCTTCAACAGCCTTCATGGAGAAATCCCGGCGGTCATCGCCTCCTTGCTACCAGTGCTCTCCTACCTTGATCTTAGCTACAACTGGCTCCATGGACAGATTCCATCGGAGCTGGGCAACATGAGACATCTTCGCAATTTGATACTTGATTACAACAACCTCACAGGTCCTATCCCTGCATCCCTTGGCAACCTGACAACTCTGGTTGTTCTTTCACTGGAGCAAAATATGGTCACTGGACCGATTCCGGTGGATCTTGGAAAGCTCACCGATCTAGAAGGTTTGTGGCTATGTAGCAACTTGTTAAGCGGCCTAATACCTGAAAGCCTTGGCAACTTGACCAAACTCGAGGAACTAATGCTTTACAGCAACCAGCTATCAGGGCATATACCATCTTCTCTAGTGAACctcttgaatttattttatctggAGCTCGACCACAATCACTTGACTGGTGGAATTCCATTAGGAAACCTCATGAATTTGCTTTATCTTCGGCTCGATCAAAATCACTTGAGTGGTGAAATCCCAAACACTTTAGGTAATCTTACTGAGCTAGAATTACTCTATCTCCACGATAATGAGCTCACAGGCTTGCTTCCCCAAGATATAGGTTTGCTAGTCAAACTGGTCTGGCTAGACTTAAACACGAACCATCTAAGAGGCCCTATTTCGCCTAGACTGAGCAACCTAACCAGGCTATACTACATTGACCTCTCGCAAAACCAATTAGTTGGTTCCATCCCAGGTGAGGTTAGTCGTTTGGCTGATCTCAACTCGATTTCTTTATCTGTCAACCAGATTTCAGGTTCAGTTCCAGCTTCTTTCGGGAATCTTACTGGCCTGACAGAACTTGATCTCTTCAGTAACATGTTGTCGGGACCATTGCCTCAAGAGTTCACTTATCttacaaacttaacttggttaaGTCTTGCCAACAACTCTTTCACAGGGGCATTGCCCTCTGATGTCTGCAAAGGGGGGAATCTCATAGTGTTCCATGTTGCTGCAAACATGTTCACTGGACCTATTCCTAGAAGCCTGGAAACATGCACAAGCCTGATGAGTGTTCTCCTCCAATCCAATCAAATAACAGGTGATATATCCAACTTTGGGCCCTACCCACACCTTTTTTATGCAAACTTTGCAAGAAATAACATCCGTGGACACTTGTCGAAATCCTGGGCATCAAGCATCAATTTAACCTTTTTTTCTTTGGAAGAAAACATGATAACTGGAAGCTTGCCACCAGAATTCTTGAACCTAGTAAAATTGGAGGTACTTCTTCTCAGCACAAACAACCTAACAGGCGAAATACCACCAGAATTAAGCAAACTACCGAATCTGTATCAACTCAGCTTATCAAGTAACCAGTTCTCAGGAAATATACCGCCTGAATTTGGTCAGATGAGTGAACTGAGATATCTTGATTTATCTGTGAATAAGTTGAGCGGGTCAATTCCACAAGAGCTTGAGAGTTGCACTAAGCTAGAATCCTTGATGGTTAACCATAACAACTTGAGTGGAGATTTGCCAACGACCATTGGTAGTATGGTAAACCTGcaagttgtgttggatgtcagcAACAATAAACTCACTGGTGAGCTACCCACACAGCTGGGGAACTTGATGATGCTGGAGGTCTTGAATATTTCCCACAATGAATTTAGTGGATTCATACCTTCCTCCTTTGGCAGCATGGCAAGTCTATCAACACTTGATGTGTCTTACAACGACTTGGAAGGGCCCCTTCCATCAGGACGACTATTTCACAATGCTTCAATAATATGGTTCCTCCACAACAAAGGTCTATGTGGTACCCTCTCTGGCCTGCCAACATGCTCTTCAAGTTCAATAATAAAATATCACAAAGCAAGAGTACACAGCTTGGTGCTATTGATTTCTATCACTGTGTGCGTTGTTATCGTCCTTGCATTTTTTGCTGTAGTTATGATTCTTCAAAAAATGAAAAGACCACCAGTGGTTATGATTACAAATACAAGAGATGTTCTCTCAGTGTGGAATTTCGACGGGAAGCTAGTGTTTGAGGATATCACTGGAGCAACAGAAAATTTCAGTGATAGGTACATCATTGGTTCAGGGGGTTATGGCACTGTCTACAAAGCACAGCTTCAAGGGGAGCGATTGGTTGCAGTGAAAAAGCTTCACCAAACTGAAGAAGAGATTAGTGATGAAAAGAGATTCCTTAGTGAAATTGAAGTCCTGACAACAATTCGGCATAGAAGCATCGTAAAACTATATGGGTATTGCTCTCATCCAAGGTACAAATTTCTAGTATATGAATACATTGATAGAGGAAACCTTCATGGTATCTTGGAAAATGAGGAACTTGCAAAGGAGTTAGACTGGCAGAAGCGAGTTACCATGGCACGAGATGTTGCTCAAGCTATCTACTACTTGCACCATGAATGCAACCCACCAATTATCCATCGTGATataaaaagtaataacatcttGCTAGATGCAGTTCTCAAGGCTTATGTTTCAGATTTCGGAATCGCAAGGATTCTAAAAGCCGATTCGTCTAATTGGAGTGAATTAGCTGGAACATATGGTTATATAGCCCCAG AGCTTTCATACACATCAGTAGTGACGACAAAATGTGATGTCTACAGCTTTGGCGTGGTTGCCCTGGAGATTGTGATGGGGAGATACCCAAGGGAGCTGCAGACCTTTGCTTCCATCGGAGAGCATCATGAGCTTGCAGTGGAGGACATGCTGGACCAGCGCCCATCATCACCAACAACGGTGGAGCAGGAAGAAATTGCTCAGCTTGTTGAAGTGGCATTTTCATGCCTGAAAACTTCACCTCGGTCAAGACCAGAAATGCAGGAAGTCTATATGAAACTGAGTCACCACTACCCATCGTATGCTTCTGCAACACCTTCTCATGCAGTTACACTAGAAGTAGTGGATGAAGTGTAA
- the LOC136551188 gene encoding probable leucine-rich repeat receptor-like protein kinase At1g35710 isoform X2, with the protein MAKLRSKVPPTLALIFAMVQLCLFLHTGADGGVSLRSQQEALLQWKSTLRRSPALDSWRQGTSPCSSNWTGVVCGDMHQGRHASPVVTNISLPKASVDGRLGELNLSALPFLTHIDLSFNSLHGEIPAVIASLLPVLSYLDLSYNWLHGQIPSELGNMRHLRNLILDYNNLTGPIPASLGNLTTLVVLSLEQNMVTGPIPVDLGKLTDLEGLWLCSNLLSGLIPESLGNLTKLEELMLYSNQLSGHIPSSLVNLLNLFYLELDHNHLTGGIPLGNLMNLLYLRLDQNHLSGEIPNTLGNLTELELLYLHDNELTGLLPQDIGLLVKLVWLDLNTNHLRGPISPRLSNLTRLYYIDLSQNQLVGSIPGEVSRLADLNSISLSVNQISGSVPASFGNLTGLTELDLFSNMLSGPLPQEFTYLTNLTWLSLANNSFTGALPSDVCKGGNLIVFHVAANMFTGPIPRSLETCTSLMSVLLQSNQITGDISNFGPYPHLFYANFARNNIRGHLSKSWASSINLTFFSLEENMITGSLPPEFLNLVKLEVLLLSTNNLTGEIPPELSKLPNLYQLSLSSNQFSGNIPPEFGQMSELRYLDLSVNKLSGSIPQELESCTKLESLMVNHNNLSGDLPTTIGSMVNLQVVLDVSNNKLTGELPTQLGNLMMLEVLNISHNEFSGFIPSSFGSMASLSTLDVSYNDLEGPLPSGRLFHNASIIWFLHNKGLCGTLSGLPTCSSSSIIKYHKARVHSLVLLISITVCVVIVLAFFAVVMILQKMKRPPVVMITNTRDVLSVWNFDGKLVFEDITGATENFSDRYIIGSGGYGTVYKAQLQGERLVAVKKLHQTEEEISDEKRFLSEIEVLTTIRHRSIVKLYGYCSHPRYKFLVYEYIDRGNLHGILENEELAKELDWQKRVTMARDVAQAIYYLHHECNPPIIHRDIKSNNILLDAVLKAYVSDFGIARILKADSSNWSELAGTYGYIAPALAWLPWRL; encoded by the exons ATGGCAAAGCTCCGCTCAAAAGTGCCACCCACCCTAGCGCTAATCTTTGCCATGGTGCAGCTATGCCTCTTCCTGCACACAGGTGCGGACGGAGGTGTGTCTCTACGATCCCAGCAAGAGGCCCTCCTCCAGTGGAAGTCTACTCTGCGGCGCTCACCAGCGCTGGACTCATGGCGGCAGGGAACCAGCCCGTGCAGCAGCAACTGGACGGGCGTTGTGTGTGGGGACATGCACCAGGGGCGACATGCTTCTCCGGTGGTGACCAACATCTCCTTGCCAAAAGCCAGCGTCGATGGCCGCCTCGGTGAGCTCAATTTGTCAGCACTCCCGTTCCTCACACACATCGACCTCAGCTTCAACAGCCTTCATGGAGAAATCCCGGCGGTCATCGCCTCCTTGCTACCAGTGCTCTCCTACCTTGATCTTAGCTACAACTGGCTCCATGGACAGATTCCATCGGAGCTGGGCAACATGAGACATCTTCGCAATTTGATACTTGATTACAACAACCTCACAGGTCCTATCCCTGCATCCCTTGGCAACCTGACAACTCTGGTTGTTCTTTCACTGGAGCAAAATATGGTCACTGGACCGATTCCGGTGGATCTTGGAAAGCTCACCGATCTAGAAGGTTTGTGGCTATGTAGCAACTTGTTAAGCGGCCTAATACCTGAAAGCCTTGGCAACTTGACCAAACTCGAGGAACTAATGCTTTACAGCAACCAGCTATCAGGGCATATACCATCTTCTCTAGTGAACctcttgaatttattttatctggAGCTCGACCACAATCACTTGACTGGTGGAATTCCATTAGGAAACCTCATGAATTTGCTTTATCTTCGGCTCGATCAAAATCACTTGAGTGGTGAAATCCCAAACACTTTAGGTAATCTTACTGAGCTAGAATTACTCTATCTCCACGATAATGAGCTCACAGGCTTGCTTCCCCAAGATATAGGTTTGCTAGTCAAACTGGTCTGGCTAGACTTAAACACGAACCATCTAAGAGGCCCTATTTCGCCTAGACTGAGCAACCTAACCAGGCTATACTACATTGACCTCTCGCAAAACCAATTAGTTGGTTCCATCCCAGGTGAGGTTAGTCGTTTGGCTGATCTCAACTCGATTTCTTTATCTGTCAACCAGATTTCAGGTTCAGTTCCAGCTTCTTTCGGGAATCTTACTGGCCTGACAGAACTTGATCTCTTCAGTAACATGTTGTCGGGACCATTGCCTCAAGAGTTCACTTATCttacaaacttaacttggttaaGTCTTGCCAACAACTCTTTCACAGGGGCATTGCCCTCTGATGTCTGCAAAGGGGGGAATCTCATAGTGTTCCATGTTGCTGCAAACATGTTCACTGGACCTATTCCTAGAAGCCTGGAAACATGCACAAGCCTGATGAGTGTTCTCCTCCAATCCAATCAAATAACAGGTGATATATCCAACTTTGGGCCCTACCCACACCTTTTTTATGCAAACTTTGCAAGAAATAACATCCGTGGACACTTGTCGAAATCCTGGGCATCAAGCATCAATTTAACCTTTTTTTCTTTGGAAGAAAACATGATAACTGGAAGCTTGCCACCAGAATTCTTGAACCTAGTAAAATTGGAGGTACTTCTTCTCAGCACAAACAACCTAACAGGCGAAATACCACCAGAATTAAGCAAACTACCGAATCTGTATCAACTCAGCTTATCAAGTAACCAGTTCTCAGGAAATATACCGCCTGAATTTGGTCAGATGAGTGAACTGAGATATCTTGATTTATCTGTGAATAAGTTGAGCGGGTCAATTCCACAAGAGCTTGAGAGTTGCACTAAGCTAGAATCCTTGATGGTTAACCATAACAACTTGAGTGGAGATTTGCCAACGACCATTGGTAGTATGGTAAACCTGcaagttgtgttggatgtcagcAACAATAAACTCACTGGTGAGCTACCCACACAGCTGGGGAACTTGATGATGCTGGAGGTCTTGAATATTTCCCACAATGAATTTAGTGGATTCATACCTTCCTCCTTTGGCAGCATGGCAAGTCTATCAACACTTGATGTGTCTTACAACGACTTGGAAGGGCCCCTTCCATCAGGACGACTATTTCACAATGCTTCAATAATATGGTTCCTCCACAACAAAGGTCTATGTGGTACCCTCTCTGGCCTGCCAACATGCTCTTCAAGTTCAATAATAAAATATCACAAAGCAAGAGTACACAGCTTGGTGCTATTGATTTCTATCACTGTGTGCGTTGTTATCGTCCTTGCATTTTTTGCTGTAGTTATGATTCTTCAAAAAATGAAAAGACCACCAGTGGTTATGATTACAAATACAAGAGATGTTCTCTCAGTGTGGAATTTCGACGGGAAGCTAGTGTTTGAGGATATCACTGGAGCAACAGAAAATTTCAGTGATAGGTACATCATTGGTTCAGGGGGTTATGGCACTGTCTACAAAGCACAGCTTCAAGGGGAGCGATTGGTTGCAGTGAAAAAGCTTCACCAAACTGAAGAAGAGATTAGTGATGAAAAGAGATTCCTTAGTGAAATTGAAGTCCTGACAACAATTCGGCATAGAAGCATCGTAAAACTATATGGGTATTGCTCTCATCCAAGGTACAAATTTCTAGTATATGAATACATTGATAGAGGAAACCTTCATGGTATCTTGGAAAATGAGGAACTTGCAAAGGAGTTAGACTGGCAGAAGCGAGTTACCATGGCACGAGATGTTGCTCAAGCTATCTACTACTTGCACCATGAATGCAACCCACCAATTATCCATCGTGATataaaaagtaataacatcttGCTAGATGCAGTTCTCAAGGCTTATGTTTCAGATTTCGGAATCGCAAGGATTCTAAAAGCCGATTCGTCTAATTGGAGTGAATTAGCTGGAACATATGGTTATATAGCCCCAG CTTTGGCGTGGTTGCCCTGGAGATTGTGA
- the LOC136548275 gene encoding MDIS1-interacting receptor like kinase 2-like, producing the protein MAMIELIILVLLRSCLLFLHADAAGHHGGVHQGSQIAALLQWKSTLRNSMPVLDSWQQGTSPCSSDWTGVACAVVHRGRRAPLAVTEISLPNARLDGYLGELNFSALPFLTYIDLTYNSLRREIPMAITSLPELSYLDLGANLLHGNIPSELGNMARLSQLGLCCNNLTGRIPASLGNQTTLVTLITGQNLLTGPIPEELGNLPDLEFLDLGDNFLSGQIPKSLGNLTKLNLHNVKNDF; encoded by the coding sequence ATGGCGATGATAGAGCTAATAATACTCGTGTTGCTCCGTTCGTGCCTTCTCTTCTTGCACGCGGACGCAGCAGGGCACCATGGAGGCGTGCATCAAGGCTCCCAGATAGCGGCCCTCCTCCAGTGGAAGTCCACCCTGCGGAACTCGATGCCGGTACTGGACTCCTGGCAGCAGGGGACAAGCCCGTGCAGCAGCGACTGGACGGGCGTGGCGTGCGCCGTAGTGCACCGTGGCCGCCGTGCGCCCCTTGCAGTGACCGAGATCTCCCTGCCAAACGCCCGCCTCGACGGCTACCTCGGTGAGCTCAACTTCTCGGCGCTCCCGTTCCTCACATACATTGACCTCACCTACAATAGCCTCCGTAGAGAGATCCCGATGGCCATCACCTCCCTACCAGAGCTCTCCTACCTCGATCTTGGCGCCAACTTGCTCCATGGAAACATACCATCTGAGTTGGGCAACATGGCAAGGCTTAGCCAGCTGGGACTCTGCTGCAACAACCTCACAGGCCGTATCCCTGCATCCCTTGGGAACCAAACGACACTAGTTACTCTCATCACCGGACAAAACTTGCTCACTGGACCAATCCCTGAGGAGCTCGGGAACCTCCCCGATCTAGAATTTTTGGACCTAGGCGACAATTTTTTAAGCGGTCAGATACCTAAAAGCCTTGGCAACTTGACCAAACTAAACCTCCAcaacgtaaaaaatgatttttag